Within Sorangiineae bacterium MSr11367, the genomic segment ATGACGTTCCACCGCGCACGTGGGCGTACGCCTCGGAGCTTCTGCGGGCCTTCTCGCCGGCCGAGTTGCACGATGGTGCCCTGCTGCGCGATGCGCTCGGCGGGTACCTGCCGGCGCCGTGGGTCGAAGCGCTCTTGGCTTCGCGTGGCTCCTGGGGCTCGCGGCTCTCGTTCGACGTGCGCGAACTGCTCGCCGCGTACACGGCCGACTCCCCCCGCGCCCGGGAAATCGCGGGCTACCGCGATCGCGGCCAGACCGATCGCATCGATGAAATCGTGCACCGGCTGGCGCCACTCCTGGCGGGCCCCGAGGCCGGCGTGCTGGTCGCGCAGAAGCAATTGCTCTTGGCATCGTTCGAGGCGCTGCTCGCCGACCTGCCGGGCGACCAGCGGGAGAAACTGCAAGAGGCCATCGGCTCCAACGTAACGGCCACCTCCCTCATCGACGTCGAGCCCAGCGAGCTCCTGGCACGTTTCCCCGGCAGCGCCGCCGAGAAAAAGCTCGCCGCCTGGCGCGCCGATCCCGTCAAACGCCACCGCATCTCCTTGCTGGTCACCGCCCTGTGCGTCTTCGTGGAGCAACCCGCACGCCTGCCCGAGCTCAAAAAGAGCAACGTCGCGCGCACGAGCCTCGGGCACGTGCTCACGCAGCTGCCCGAGCGCGACGCATTGGTGCTCGTGGAAACCTTGAAGCGCGTGGGCATCACCCCGGTGCGGCCCGGCACGTGACACCGGGCACGAGCGAACTCGAAGCGTGGCTCGACGGGTTCGTACGCGATCCGAGCTTTCTCGAGGCGTATCCCTATTACGCAGCCATCCTGGCCAAGATCACACCGGTCGCGGACCCTTCCGTGAAGCGCATGGCCATCTCGCTGTACGATGGCCGGCTGTACCTCCACGTCAACGTGGAATCCTTCATGGCCGAGCCCCAGTTCTTGCGCGGCGTGCTTCTCCATGAAGTGCACCACGTCGTCCTGGGCCATCTCACGCACCCCAAGTTCGTCGACGTCGAAGAGCCCGAGCTGATGGACCTCGCCGTGGAGATGTCCGCCAACGAGTACATCGAGGAGCCGCTGCCCCCCGCGGTGACCTGCCGCGCGTACTCCAACGTGGGCATTCGCCCCGGACAGAGCACGCGCGAGCGCTACGAGATCCTCGTCGAGTACGCGAAGAAGACCGGCGCCCGCCCGAGGCCCTCGGCGGGCGAACAGGGGGCGGGGACGGTCGACGACCATCGCTTTCTCGCGCGCGGGCGGGCGGCGCCTGGCGGGGTGGCGCAAACGGCCATCGTCGTGGCGAACGCCGTGAGCGAGGAATTCGTGGAGCACGAGGAGGAAGAACGGCAGCAAGAGCGCGATGTGCCGCGCCGGTTCCTTTTGGCGGGGCGAACGCCGGCGCGCATCGTCGAAGAGCTCATGGACACCACGCGCATGCCGGACGAGCCCCTCGACTGGCGCACGGCCCTGCAAATGTTCGCCGCGCGCGCACGGGCCCCGGTGCACACGTGGTCGCGTCCCAGCCGGCGCTTTCCCCATCGCATTTTCGAGGTGCCCGGCCGCAGCTGGTCGCTCCGCCGCTCGGACGTCCCGCACTTGCTCATTGCCATCGACACGTCCCTCAGCATGACGAAAATCGAGCTGGAGGACATCGCCCGGCAGCTGACCGCCCTCTCCGAGCGCGCCCATGTCATCGTCGCGGAGTGCGATGCTGCCGTCGCGCGCGTGTACCCCTTCGCGGGGCGCATCGACAAAGTCACCGGGCGCGGCGGCACCGATCTGCGCCCCGTGTTCGCGCCCGAGATCCTCGGCGCACACGACGTCGACGGCGTCGTCTACTTCACCGATGGAGA encodes:
- a CDS encoding MoxR family ATPase codes for the protein MASAKAAASNEALRPLAVPVGPRLERVLDVAYRARRAVLLEGPTGIGKSEIVRSVAEKLGVATTVLDLSLLEPPDLVGLPVVRDDGRTHYALPSVLPREGAGILLLEELNRAERYIQQPALQLLSARRLHEYELPPGWICVATVNPQTAEYHVTALDKALRARFLQVNVRADRGAWLAWAQTNDLHPGIVALAHGHERILDDVPPRTWAYASELLRAFSPAELHDGALLRDALGGYLPAPWVEALLASRGSWGSRLSFDVRELLAAYTADSPRAREIAGYRDRGQTDRIDEIVHRLAPLLAGPEAGVLVAQKQLLLASFEALLADLPGDQREKLQEAIGSNVTATSLIDVEPSELLARFPGSAAEKKLAAWRADPVKRHRISLLVTALCVFVEQPARLPELKKSNVARTSLGHVLTQLPERDALVLVETLKRVGITPVRPGT
- a CDS encoding VWA-like domain-containing protein, whose product is MTPGTSELEAWLDGFVRDPSFLEAYPYYAAILAKITPVADPSVKRMAISLYDGRLYLHVNVESFMAEPQFLRGVLLHEVHHVVLGHLTHPKFVDVEEPELMDLAVEMSANEYIEEPLPPAVTCRAYSNVGIRPGQSTRERYEILVEYAKKTGARPRPSAGEQGAGTVDDHRFLARGRAAPGGVAQTAIVVANAVSEEFVEHEEEERQQERDVPRRFLLAGRTPARIVEELMDTTRMPDEPLDWRTALQMFAARARAPVHTWSRPSRRFPHRIFEVPGRSWSLRRSDVPHLLIAIDTSLSMTKIELEDIARQLTALSERAHVIVAECDAAVARVYPFAGRIDKVTGRGGTDLRPVFAPEILGAHDVDGVVYFTDGDGPFAPEPPPVPTLWVLTKPTTFGCPWGQRARLRPQR